The following proteins are encoded in a genomic region of Verrucomicrobiota bacterium:
- a CDS encoding Gfo/Idh/MocA family oxidoreductase, producing MNKKLRWGILGTGGIANAFAKDLLATGHSVTAVGSRTLESARAFASTYGIGGAFGSSEELVAFEGIDAVYVSTPHPFHAANARLALDAGKHALVEKPFTLNASEARAVVDLAERRGLVVLEAMWTRWLPHMVRLREIIRSGVIGEVYTLIADMNHCLPDDPNHRINNPELGGGALLDLGIYPISFAWDLFGQPSRILANATYTQTGVDQSTSVILSYEGGRSAVTHSASNIRGSNTAVVIGSKGRIAIDPVWYTATSFTVFGNDDRVFERFEYPLSTRGMEYQVMELESLVAQGKTSGTILPVQESVKIMECLDEVRRQIGLKYPGE from the coding sequence ATGAATAAAAAACTTCGCTGGGGCATTCTCGGTACTGGAGGGATCGCCAACGCCTTTGCCAAAGATTTGCTCGCAACCGGACACTCCGTGACGGCAGTAGGGTCGCGAACCCTGGAGTCGGCCCGGGCTTTTGCATCCACCTATGGCATCGGAGGAGCCTTCGGCTCCTCCGAGGAGCTTGTTGCATTCGAGGGGATTGATGCGGTCTATGTGTCCACACCACATCCGTTCCATGCGGCTAATGCACGTTTGGCTTTGGATGCAGGCAAGCATGCGTTGGTCGAAAAACCATTCACCCTGAATGCATCAGAGGCACGGGCTGTTGTGGACTTGGCCGAACGGAGAGGGCTGGTCGTGCTCGAGGCGATGTGGACCCGCTGGCTTCCCCACATGGTTCGCCTTCGTGAAATCATACGGTCTGGGGTAATCGGCGAAGTGTATACCCTGATCGCGGATATGAACCACTGCCTGCCTGATGATCCGAATCACCGAATCAATAATCCGGAGCTTGGGGGTGGGGCACTCTTAGATCTCGGCATCTATCCGATCTCCTTCGCATGGGATCTCTTTGGTCAACCCTCACGGATCCTTGCGAATGCAACGTACACGCAGACTGGCGTTGATCAGTCGACTAGCGTCATCCTGAGTTATGAGGGCGGGCGCTCCGCGGTGACTCACTCCGCCAGCAATATTCGCGGATCCAACACGGCTGTCGTGATAGGAAGCAAGGGCCGGATCGCAATCGACCCGGTATGGTACACGGCCACGAGCTTCACAGTGTTTGGAAATGATGACAGGGTCTTTGAACGGTTTGAATATCCTTTATCAACGAGGGGGATGGAATATCAGGTGATGGAACTCGAGAGTCTGGTGGCTCAAGGGAAAACATCGGGAACCATCCTTCCCGTTCAGGAGAGCGTGAAAATTATGGAATGTCTGGACGAAGTGCGTCGTCAGATAGGACTGAAGTATCCTGGAGAATAG
- a CDS encoding STAS domain-containing protein, giving the protein MSKRPDFDITHSQDEGLHILHLSGRLDTVTSPAAETQIIEVIEKGDTFIMNLRDLVYISSAGLRLILVFMKRTKKKNARMIFCAPGEHVLKVFEVSNFLEFLEITESIEEAVLKLRT; this is encoded by the coding sequence ATGAGCAAGCGCCCGGATTTCGACATCACCCATTCTCAGGATGAGGGATTACACATCCTTCATCTATCCGGTCGTCTCGACACCGTGACGTCACCCGCCGCAGAGACGCAAATAATCGAGGTGATCGAGAAGGGTGACACCTTCATCATGAACCTCAGAGATCTGGTATATATTAGTAGCGCCGGTCTACGTCTGATACTTGTCTTCATGAAACGGACCAAAAAAAAGAATGCCCGCATGATTTTCTGCGCCCCCGGGGAGCATGTCCTGAAGGTTTTCGAGGTGAGTAATTTCCTGGAGTTCCTCGAGATTACGGAAAGCATCGAAGAAGCCGTTCTAAAATTACGCACGTGA
- a CDS encoding cation diffusion facilitator family transporter: MTTLGLSDGASKEKALRGLFIAGLIDVCLTTTAFLLSNSSILLADFLKTGIEFIAITLSWVAIRRINRGGGKTYEYGLGKLENISSLFVALVMLLSFLIITANAVRNIITPGHIAGIGLWVSIGSQIVYSGINGSLYFRTHRLSQESPSPLMDSQTRLFMTRFIGNVFILISLGLSMAFAGQKWASYIDPAASLVIALSVLSATLGIFSSSVYDLLDRTLEEERQIMILAELARHFNDFEELHGIRSRRSGSEVYVEIFLEFDPEKRVSQVQEAIDRLRHSIEEKIQGSRVIIAMTTEAIN; the protein is encoded by the coding sequence GTGACAACTCTTGGGTTGTCAGACGGAGCTTCGAAGGAAAAGGCCCTTCGTGGACTCTTTATTGCCGGATTGATCGATGTATGCCTGACTACGACCGCATTCCTGTTGTCGAACTCCAGCATCCTGTTGGCGGATTTTCTCAAGACAGGTATCGAGTTCATTGCCATCACCCTTTCTTGGGTGGCGATCAGGCGCATCAATCGTGGTGGAGGAAAAACCTACGAGTACGGCCTTGGTAAACTCGAGAATATCTCGAGCCTCTTCGTGGCGCTTGTGATGCTTCTCTCCTTCCTCATCATCACCGCGAACGCTGTCCGCAACATTATCACGCCGGGTCATATTGCAGGAATCGGTCTCTGGGTGAGCATAGGGTCGCAGATCGTTTACTCGGGAATTAACGGGTCGCTTTATTTCAGGACCCATCGACTTTCGCAGGAGTCCCCGTCGCCCCTTATGGATTCTCAGACGAGGCTGTTTATGACCCGTTTCATCGGGAATGTTTTCATTCTGATTTCCCTCGGTCTGAGCATGGCATTTGCCGGACAGAAGTGGGCCTCCTATATCGATCCCGCTGCCTCTCTTGTGATAGCACTCTCGGTCCTTTCTGCGACACTCGGCATTTTTTCCAGCTCAGTATACGATCTTCTCGACCGGACACTAGAGGAGGAGCGTCAGATCATGATCCTTGCCGAGTTGGCCAGGCATTTCAACGACTTCGAGGAACTTCACGGCATCCGCTCCCGAAGATCAGGTTCCGAGGTTTATGTGGAAATCTTTCTGGAGTTTGACCCCGAGAAGAGAGTTTCCCAAGTTCAGGAAGCCATCGACAGGCTACGACATAGCATTGAAGAAAAGATTCAAGGCAGCCGCGTCATCATCGCGATGACTACGGAAGCGATTAACTAA